A region from the Caldilineales bacterium genome encodes:
- a CDS encoding DUF3800 domain-containing protein, translating to MSRKFFCYVDETGQDTNGRLFIVAVVVTAENRDELRQTCELIEQISHKGQRKWAKSSKSARVSYIQQLLAQRIISDFQASYAIYSNNHDYVDLTVRTIARTIEASHETEYEATVLIDGLPRSMERRVGLHLRRLGIHVKKVRGIDDEADVLIRLADAICGLVRGAEEGESVFKELLAQGTQVQVLYDLSP from the coding sequence ATGTCGAGAAAATTCTTCTGCTATGTTGATGAAACCGGCCAAGATACAAACGGCCGACTATTCATTGTGGCGGTGGTAGTAACAGCAGAAAACAGAGACGAACTGCGTCAGACATGTGAGTTGATTGAACAAATATCTCACAAGGGTCAAAGAAAATGGGCAAAAAGTTCGAAGAGCGCGAGAGTCTCCTATATTCAACAGCTACTTGCCCAACGAATAATCTCGGATTTTCAAGCGAGCTATGCCATTTATTCCAATAACCATGACTATGTCGACTTGACAGTTCGCACTATTGCCCGCACAATCGAAGCCTCGCACGAAACAGAATATGAAGCTACTGTATTGATTGATGGTCTCCCTCGTTCAATGGAGAGACGAGTGGGGTTGCACTTACGACGTTTGGGCATCCATGTGAAGAAAGTTCGAGGCATTGATGATGAAGCTGATGTCCTGATCCGGCTTGCCGATGCGATTTGCGGTCTTGTGCGCGGGGCAGAGGAAGGGGAATCGGTGTTCAAGGAGTTGCTTGCG